A single window of Mycosarcoma maydis chromosome 1, whole genome shotgun sequence DNA harbors:
- a CDS encoding uncharacterized protein (related to MMT1 - Mitochondrial iron transport protein), giving the protein MRFLFRPRSVISTSTTTTSTTATSSIASVYNDQHLCIRAIGANRSLHSYRHRTLAAPSVALARAKSTHHPTHQASATKSPVLPKPSHIASTLPSEEARVSATHPPPPPHQGPPRLVRYQAEHTPQLALSLYPSSFTHASYPDPLSYRAHLSNRRAPASLFGLFPSTSATAASLQASSDPFAYRQSGSSFQTSPATPTQASQASQASQASPESIVESSETASSNMAASASTSSIINAAKTGEAELNQRKKNGSTTSATGAGAAAPKTDSTLGHHAHHHGHGHHHDHGSAEEADQLLAALKGKGDRGSNITLAGLVSNVGLCGAKGVAGVYLNSAALLADAAHSLSDMFADLVTLFCWKMSQKPPSASHPLGYGKYETMGSLGVSLVLVAGAVGIGFHSYGLLLEALQPTLQHAPAALQAFGQFTGSLASAGGLLHDHHDHAGSAAADANGGVLDPNAMWFALLSIVVKEWLYHATLKIARQENSSVLEANALHHRSDSLSSAVTFLAIGGSYLGFPVLDPLGGLLVAGLIGKQGADLLIGALAELSDRGVDPETLQILDHAILQVQISNPLLQGWKDLRAVKSGVSTFADVTLQLPNDTTLVQASHVEAAVRDALMHSIKGVKEVRIRLVTVDAPN; this is encoded by the coding sequence ATGCGCTTTCTTTTCCGTCCTCGCTCTGTCATCTCCACTAGTACTACTACtacctccaccaccgcaacgagctcgatcgcatccGTCTACAACGATCAGCATCTCTGCATCCGAGCCATCGGTGCAAACAGGTCACTCCATTCGTATCGCCATCGTACCCTCGCTGCTCCCTCAGTAGCGCTTGCAAGAGCCAAAAGCACCCACCATCCGACCCACCAAGCCTCAGCAACCAAGTCTCCCGTGCTGCCCAAACCCTCACATATCGCTTCTACACTTCCGTCCGAGGAAGCGCGTGTTTCCGCAACTCAccctccaccaccaccgcatCAAGGTCCACCTCGACTCGTACGCTACCAGGCTGAACATACACCCCAACTTGCGCTTTCGCTCTACCCTTCCTCCTTCACGCACGCTTCCTACCCGGATCCTCTCTCGTACCGTGCGCATCTTTCTAATCGACGCGCTCCAGCTAGCCTGTTTGGACTGTTTCCAAGCACAAGCGCCACAGCCGCAAGCTTGCAAGCAAGTTCGGATCCGTTTGCTTACCGTCAGTCTGGTTCAAGCTTCCAGACCAGTCCAGCTACGCCCACACAAGCTTCACAAGCTTCACAGGCCTCGCAGGCTTCGCCAGAATCCAtcgtcgagagcagcgagacTGCCTCATCAAACATGgcggcttcggcttcgacgtcctccatcatcaacgCCGCCAAGACTGGCGAAGCGGAGCTGAATCagcgcaagaagaacgGCTCTACGACAAGCGCTACCGGAGCGGGCGCTGCAGCTCCCAAGACCGACAGCACGCTTGGGCACCACGCTCACCACCATGGGCATGGCCATCACCACGACCACGGCTCGGCCGAAGAAGCGGACCAActgctcgctgctctgAAAGGAAAAGGCGATCGAGGTTCCAACATCACGCTCGCCGGCCTGGTATCCAACGTCGGTCTCTGTGGTGCCAAAGGCGTCGCAGGAGTGTACCTGAATTCAGCGGCGTTGCTCGCGGATGCGGCGCACTCGTTGTCCGACATGTTTGCGGATCTGGTGACTTTGTTCTGCTGGAAAATGTCGCAGAAACCGCCTTCGGCGTCGCATCCGCTGGGGTACGGAAAGTACGAGACGATGGGATCGTTGGGTGTGAGTCTGGTGTTGGTGGCAGGAGCTGTGGGAATTGGGTTCCATTCGTACGGCTTACTGTTGGAAGCGTTGCAGCCGACGTTGCAGCatgcgcctgctgctttgcAGGCATTCGGGCAATTCACAGGCTCGTTGGCCAGCGCTGGAGGATTGTTGCATGATCATCATGATCATGCTGGttcggctgctgcagatgccAATGGAGGCGTGCTTGATCCGAACGCCATGTGGTTTGCGTTACTCTCGATCGTCGTCAAAGAATGGCTCTATCACGCCACGCTGAAAATCGCACGTCAGGAGAACTCTTCGGTTCTCGAAGCCAATGCTCTACACCACCGTTCCGACTCTCTCTCCTCGGCAGTTACCTTTCTAGCGATCGGAGGCTCGTACCTTGGCTTCCCCGTTCTCGACCCGCTCGGTGGCCTACTTGTCGCCGGCCTGATCGGCAAGCAAGGCGCCGACCTGCTCATCGGCGCTCTTGCCGAACTCTCCGATCGAGGCGTAGACCCCGAGACGCTCCAAATCCTCGACCACGCCATCCTGCAAGTTCAAATCTCCAACCCTCTCCTCCAAGGCTGGAAAGACCTCAGAGCTGTCAAAAGCGGCGTTAGCACTTTCGCAGACGTCACCCTCCAACTCCCAAACGACACCACCCTCGTCCAAGCTAGCCATGTAGAAGCCGCCGTCAGAGACGCTCTTATGCATTCCATCAAGGGCGTCAAAGAGGTCAGAATCAGATTGGTCACCGTAGACGCTCCCAATTAA
- a CDS encoding uncharacterized protein (related to tandem ph domain-containing protein-2 (tapp2)), with the protein MKPVAPTISTRTTYPDTLTAQSPSMLHPPLRIQDEDLEGDIDGDEDDEDAEDLDGSEAHHNMFTESTVKSGYLEKKGEKRKTWKKRWWVLRSSKLAYYKNDKEYQLLRFIDVGDIKTVASVELKKSINTFGIVTPKRTFYVRASSKADMESWIRVLNEVKTQYAQSSTMTQEMAALELANSETPAPCSTLPQPQSSRRSLSQERMQSSNAVPIKIGISGHGTFTAPAQPRPIPGSAAFSPLTATSDSETSAERYGLSYTSSTGQSISGSPSTRADPSQSFLAAGQSPGGGQASGSELSDIGGHQRHPSGSFGTLPRQRSVSASRRLASYSSGAVDPPASPSLAPGGGEKQVLSSSDEEDEWDEEEVADQAMPLPALGSQMASHPQQQPHHLQLQSQQQQASQGQPPLLSISTLSTPGNDLSRDPNKVITQGYLMKQSGRRKVWRKRWFVLTSSRLLYSRSHMDSKAHRQIPIAAMLDAIEYESKKVSSGMPTSPGIGSPSSNPFGLESNGLSAFSDRDATTAFSPSAADSARGPEKPERRGSMVAAAAGVASNMTAGMVGSKKRKENCFQIITPKRTFILCAPGEDEEIKWISALKTLITRQRNGQTPGLGGPPVSPTTFSAASAFPFHTQAGAAGSAASTGSSVTSPSSTVTKYTSAPGKTTAAAMPGPSLSPTGSPTSATAGLASMGAAAQTLSSTSLASKPSGTPTAPNGSGGQVEATVWQRQAEPGAAPTATAT; encoded by the coding sequence TCTCTACTCGCACCACCTATCCCGACACATTGACTGCCCAGTCGCCATCGATGCTACATCCACCTTTACGCATTCAGGACGAAGACCTCGAAGGCGAcatcgatggtgatgaggacgacgaagatgctGAAGATCTTGACGGCAGTGAAGCGCACCACAACATGTTCACCGAGTCCACCGTCAAATCTGGCTATCTCGAAAAGAAgggcgagaagcgcaagactTGGAAAAAGAGGTGGTGGGTGCTTCGCTCCTCCAAGCTGGCATATTACAAGAACGACAAGGAGtaccagctgctgcgcttcatCGATGTTGGCGACATCAAGACAGTCGCCTCTGTCGAGCTTAAGAAGAGCATCAACACGTTTGGCATCGTCACTCCCAAGCGCACGTTTTACGTTCGTGCTTCCTCCAAGGCTGACATGGAGTCTTGGATAAGAGTGCTAAACGAGGTCAAGACACAGTATGCGCAGAGCAGCACCATGACGCAAGAGATGGCCGCTTTGGAGCTTGCCAACTCCGAAACGCCCGCACCTTGCTCTACGCTCCCGCAACCGCAGTCTAGCCGACGATCTCTCTCTCAAGAGCGAATGCAATCCTCCAACGCTGTCCCCATCAAGATTGGCATTTCTGGTCACGGCACTTTCACAGCCCCCGCACAGCCCAGACCCATCCCAGGTTCTGCTGCCTTCAGTCCTCTTACGGCCACTAGTGACAGCGAGACCAGTGCAGAGCGATACGGTCTCAGTTACACCAGTTCTACAGGCCAGTCCATTTCTGGCAGCCCTTCGACACGTGCAGATCCATCACAGTCCTTCCTCGCCGCAGGACAATCGCCTGGTGGAGGCCAAGCCTCGGGgagcgagctgagcgaTATAGGTGGCCATCAGCGTCATCCTTCGGGAAGTTTCGGAACGTTGCCGCGTCAGCGAAGCGTTAGTGCAAGTCGCAGGCTGGCGTCCTACTCGAGCGGAGCCGTCGACCCGCCAGCAAGTCCCAGTCTCGCACCGGGCGGAGGTGAAAAACAGGTGCTCAGCAGTTCggacgaagaagatgagTGGGATGAGGAGGAAGTCGCTGACCAGGCTATGCCTTTACCAGCCTTAGGCTCTCAGATGGCCTCTCacccgcagcagcaaccacaTCATTTGCAACTgcagtcgcagcagcaacaagcttCTCAAGGCCAGCCACCTTTGCTCAGCATCTCTACGTTGTCGACTCCGGGAAATGACCTGAGTCGAGATCCGAACAAAGTCATTACACAGGGTTACTTGATGAAACAGAGCGGTCGTCGAAAAGTGTGGCGAAAGCGATGGTTTGTGCTCACATCGTCACGCTTACTCTACTCGCGCAGCCATATGGACTCGAAAGCGCATCGGCAGATCCCGATTGCCGCCATGTTGGATGCTATCGAGTACGAATCCAAAAAGGTGTCGTCCGGCATGCCCACCTCGCCAGGCATCGGTTCGCCGAGCTCAAATCCATTCGGCCTTGAAAGCAACGGCCTCAGCGCTTTCAGCGATCGCGATGCCACAACAGCCTTTTCGCCTAGCGCAGCAGATTCCGCACGCGGCCCGGAAAAGCCTGAACGGAGAGGCAGCatggtggcagcagcagcaggtgtTGCCTCGAACATGACCGCCGGCATGGTTGGGTCGAAGAAACGCAAAGAGAATTGCTTCCAAATCATCACGCCTAAGCGCACGTTCATCCTGTGTGCACCGGGtgaggacgaagagatcAAGTGGATCTCcgcgctcaagacgctcatcaCTCGACAGAGGAACGGTCAGACACCTGGTCTCGGGGGTCCACCGGTCTCGCCTACGACGTTCAGCGCAGCAAGTGCGTTTCCTTTCCACACACAAGCAGGCGCAGCCGGTAGCGCTGCCTCAACAGGTTCGAGCGTGacctcgccatcgtccACAGTAACCAAATACACTTCGGCGCCGGGCAAAACGACGGCGGCAGCAATGCCTGGACCGTCTCTGTCACCGACCGGCTCACCCACCTCCGCCACCGCCGGGCTCGCGTCGATGGGCGCTGCAGCGCAGACGCTTTCCAGTACGTCGTTGGCATCAAAACCGAGCGGGACACCGACAGCGCCAAATGGCAGCGGTGGTCAAGTCGAAGCGACAGTTTGGCAAAGGCAGGCAGAGCCTGGCGCTGCGCCCACTGCCACAGCCACGTAA
- a CDS encoding putative multifunctional beta-oxidation protein, whose protein sequence is MSDFPSTENGKISFKGRVVVVTGAGNGLGKAYALFFASRGAKILVNDLGPSAQDKNKKAADVVVEEITKAGGEAIANYNSNTEGDKIIQQVIDKWGRVDVVINNAGILRDKSFKAMTDKEWDQIIAVHITGSYACAKAAWPHMRKQKFGRIINTSSAAGIYGNFGQANYAAAKHAMIGFGKTLAIEGAKYNILSNILAPVAASQLTATVMPPEMLENLTPDYVVPIVAYLVSAENKEVSGQVFECGAGFFAQVRRERSRGVVFKTDDSFTPAAVRARIDEILDYDEKPEYPFRITDANHMEFLERAKEAKTNDQGEGPVRFENKTVLVTGAGAGLGRAYALMFGKLGANVVVNDFLEKNANAVVDEIKKAGGKAAPAVGSVEDGDKIVKAATDAFGSLHVVINNAGILRDKSFAAMSDQEWHAVLNTHLRGTYSICHAAWPIFQQQKYGRIVNTTSAVGIYGNFGQANYSTAKAGIIGFTNTLGIEGKKYNILANTIAPNAGTAMTATIWPQEMVDAFKPEYVAPMVGYLASEANEDLTSSLFEVSGGWVAAVRWQRAGGHAFSHGKPPTPEKIVKKWSKIADFETNPSWPTSPSDSLGDIVSNFGQSEDDDDDEDDAAGGDYSDPEDPEIVQQAKKDPIDDSEFSYGERDVILYNLGVGATEKDLDLVFEQDDDFKAVPTFGVIPQFMASGGIPLDWLPNFSPMMLLHGEQYLAIKKSIPTSATLVNKPKLMEVLDKGKAAAVTSVVHTHDKESGDLVFESQSTVFIRGSGGFGGKKTGKDRGAASAANKPPSRKPDKVVTEKTTLSQAALYRLSGDYNPLHIDPSFAQVGGFEKPILHGLCSFGISGKHVFREFGAYKDIKVRFTGHVFPGETLETSMWKEGNKVIFTTRVVERDTQALGAAAVTLADE, encoded by the exons ATGTCCGACTTCCCCTCCACGGAGAACGGCAAGATCTCGTTCAAGGGTCGCGTCGTCGTGGTCACCGGTGCCGGTAACGGTCTTGGTAAAGC ATACGCGCTCTTTTTTGCTTCGCGCGGCGCAAAGATTCTCGTAAACGATCTCGGCCCTTCCGCCCAagacaagaacaagaaggcTGCCGATGTTGTGGTCGAGGAAATCACCAAGGCCGGCGGCGAGGCCATCGCCAACTACAACTCGAACACCGAGGGTGACAAGATCATCCAGCAGGTGATCGACAAGTGGGGCCGCGTTGATGTTGTCATCAACAACGCAGGTATCCTTCGTGACAAATC CTTCAAGGCCATGACTGACAAGGAATGGGACCAGATCATCGCTGTTCACATTACCGGCTCGTACGCCTGTGCCAAGGCTGCATGGCCCCACATGCGCAAGCAAAAGTTCGGCCGCATCATCAACACCTCGTCCGCTGCCGGTATCTATGGCAACTTCGGTCAGGCCAACTATGCGGCCGCCAAGCATGCCATGATCGGTTTCGGTAAGACACTCGCCATCGAGGGTGCCAAGTACAACATTCTTTCCAACATTCTCGCCCCTGTCGCCGCCAGTCAGCTGACTGCGACCGTCATGCCCcccgagatgctcgagaaCCTGACGCCCGACTATGTCGTCCCTATCGTTGCCTATCTCGTCTCTGCAGAGAACAAGGAGGTCTCTGGCCAGGTCTTCGAGTGCGGTGCCGGCTTCTTCGCGCAGGTGCGTCGCGAGCGCAGCCGTGGTGTGGTCTTCAAGACTGACGACTCGTTCACccctgctgctgttcgtgccaggatcgacgagattcTGGACTACGACGAGAAGCCGGAATACCCCTTCCGCATCACGGATGCCAACCACATGGAGTTCCTCGAGCGTGCCAAGGAGGCCAAGACCAACGACCAGGGTGAAGGTCCCGTGCGCTTTGAAAACAAGACGGTGCTCGTGACCGGTGCCGGTGCTGGTCTCGGTCGTGCCTACGCTCTCATGTTTGGCAAGCTGGGAGCCAACGTGGTGGTCAACGACTTCCTCGAGAAGAACGCCAACGCTgtggtcgacgagatcaagaaggCGGGCGGCAAGGCTGCGCCTGCTGTCGGTTCGGTCGAGGACGGCGACAAGATTGTCAAGGCGGCTACCGACGCTTTCGGCTCGCTGCACGTCGTCATCAACAACGCCGGTATCCTGCGCGACAAGTCGTTCGCTGCCATGTCGGACCAGGAGTGGCACGCCGTTCTCAACACGCACTTGCGCGGTACCTACAGCATCTGCCACGCTGCCTGGCCCATCTTCCAGCAGCAAAAGTACGGTCGTATCGTCAacaccacctcggctgtCGGTATCTACGGCAATTTTGGTCAGGCCAACTACTCGACTGCCAAAGCGGGCATCATTGGCTtcaccaacacgctcgGTATCGAGGGGAAGAAGTACAACATCTTGGCAAACACGATCGCTCCGAACGCTGGTACCGCCATGACGGCCACCATCTGGCCTCAGGAGATGGTGGATGCCTTCAAGCCCGAATATGTCGCTCCCATGGTCGGTTACCTGGCGAGCGAGGCCAACGAGGACCTCACCTCGAGCCTGTTTGAGGTCTCGGGTGGTTGGGTCGCAGCTGTGCGCTGGCAGCGTGCCGGTGGCCACGCCTTCAGCCACGGCAAGCCTCCCACGCCAGAAAAGATTGTCAAGAAGTGGAGCAAGATTGCCGACTTTGAGACCAACCCATCGTGGCCCACAAGTCCAAGCGACTCGCTCGGCGACATTGTCTCGAACTTTGGCCAGTcagaggatgacgatgacgacgaggatgacgcGGCTGGTGGCGACTACAGCGACCCTGAAGACCCCGAGATTGTGCAAcaggccaagaaggaccCCATCGACGATTCGGAGTTCTCGTACGGCGAGCGCGATGTGATCCTGTACAATCTGGGCGTGGGTGCTACCGAGAAGGACCTCGACTTGGTGTTTGAGCAGGATGATGACTTCAAGGCGGTGCCCACTTTTGGCGTGATTCCTCAGTTCATGGCGAGCGGAGGTATCCCTCTGGACTGGCTGCCCAACTTCAGCCCGATGATGCTTCTGCACGGTGAGCAGTACCTTGCCATCAAGAAATCCATCCCTACGAGCGCTACGCTGGTCAACAAGCCCAAATTGATGGAGGTGCTGGACAAGGGCAAGGCTGCTGCAGTTACCTCGGTCGTTCACACCCACGACAAGGAGAGCGGCGACCTGGTGTTTGAGAGCCAGAGCACCGTCTTCATTCGTGGCTCGGGAGGCTTCGGGGGCAAAAAGACGGGCAAGGACCGTGGTGCTGCGTCGGCGGCCAACAAACCACCGTCGCGCAAGCCGGACAAAGTGGTGACGGAAAAGACGACGCTTAGCCAGGCGGCGCTGTACCGTCTTTCAGGCGACTACAACCCGCTACACATTGACCCCAGCTTTGCTCAGGTTGGTGGCTTCGAGAAACCCATCCTGCACGGACTGTGCTCGTTTGGTATCTCGGGCAAGCACGTGTTCCGCGAGTTTGGCGCGTACAAGGACATCAAGGTGCGCTTCACAGGCCATGTGTTCCCCGGCGAGACGCTGGAGACGAGCATGTGGAAGGAGGGCAACAAGGTCATCTTTACCACTCGTGTCGTTGAGCGCGACACGCAGGCgctcggtgctgctgccgtcacGCTTGCCGACGAGTAA